AGCTTCGCCGCGAGCGTGGCCCTGGCCCAGCGGGCCGAGGAGCTGGGATACCGGCGCGTCTGGTACGCCGAGCACCACAACATGGACAGCATCGCCTCCTCGGCCACGAGCGTGCTCATCGCCCACGTCGCCGCCCACACCCGGACGATCCGCCTGGGAGCGGGCGGCGTCATGCTGCCCAACCACTCCCCGCTGACGATCGCCGAGCAGTTCGGCACGCTGGAGACGCTGCACCCGGGCCGCATCGACCTCGGGCTCGGCCGGGCGCCAGGCAGCGACCAGAACACCATGCGGGCGCTGCGCCGCACCCCCGCCGCCGCCGACACCTTCCCGCAGGACGTGCTGGAGCTGCAGGGCTACCTGACGGGTGAGACCCGCATCCCCGGCGTGCACGCCACGCCGGGCAAGGGCACGGACGTGCCGCTCTACATCCTCGGCTCCTCCCTGTTCGGGGCGCAGCTCGCCGCCATGCTCGGCCTGCCGTACGCGTTCGCCTCGCACTTCGCGCCCGCCGCGCTGGAGGAGGCCGTGGCGGTCTACCGGCAGGAGTTCAAGCCGTCGGCGCAGCTCGCCGAGCCGTACGTGATCGCCGCGCTGAACGTGATCGCGGCGGAGACCACGGAGGAGGCCGAGGAGCAGTTCCTGGCCTCCAAGCGGCTGCGGGTCAGCAAGTTCCTGGGCCGGGGGCGCACGTTCACCACCGAGGAGGCCGACCTGATCCTCGACTCCCCGGCCGGGCAGCAGCTCGTGCAGATGGCCAAGTACTCGGCCGTCGGCGACCCGCAAGAGGTGAAGGCGTACGTGGAGCGGTTCGCCGAGCACTCCCGGGCCGACGAGCTGATCGTGGCGTTCTCGGCGCCCGACAGGAAGGCCTGGATGCGCTCGGCGGAGCTGCTCGCGGACGTGCTAATCGGCGACTAGCCGGGAGCCGCCGCCCTCGTGCTCGCGCTGCCGCCGCACCACGTACCTGCCGGGGGCGCAGCCCGAGCCGCCGTGCTCGGGATGCAGCAGGTAGACGGGCGCGCTCGCGTCGAAGACGCCGATCGCCAGCCCCTGCCAGTCGCGTACGTGCCTGGACCAGCGGCAGGTGCCCGGCTCGGCGACGAGCGTGTGCGGGTTGCCGCCGGCCACGCCGCGCAGCAGCTCCACGCCCTCGGGAGGCACGGGCTGCCACCCGGCGTCCCAGTCGCGCACGTCCGGGAGGGGCAGCGGGATGACGATCAGGTCGCCCTGGGCCTGGATGCCGTCGAGCACGGGGATCGTGACGGACTGTTCGAGGTGGTCGAGCACCGTGAGCCCGGTTCGGCTGGTGAGCTCGGCGAGGGTCATGGTCATGGTCATCACCTTCAGGTTCTGCGCAGGAGTCGGGAGTACTGCTCGGCGGACAGTCCGTACGTCCAGCCGGCGGCGGCGAGCGGATCGGTGAAGTGGCCGGGCACGGTCAGCCCGTACCGGCGGCGCCGGCCGTCGCGCTCGACGGAGCCGTTCACCGCGATGAGCACCCGCGTCTCCCGCCGCATGTCGTAGAGCCGCAGCTCGGAGCCCGGGTTGCCGGGGTCGGGCGCCGTGCCGACCAGTCGCAGCCCGGCTTGCTCGACGTACTCGGGCCAGCCGAGGCTCTCGATGGCGCACCGCCTGACCTCGACGTTGGTCTCGGCCATGATGCGGTCGACGGTCGGCCCGGTGATCACCCAGGCCGGCACACTGGTGCCGTGCCAGGAGTGCAGGGCCCAGCCGTCGGCGTAGCGCACGGCCGGGCCGTCCGCGTGGTGCAGCCGCACCCGGCCGTCGTCGCCGGACACCTCCGTGTGCAGGGCGACGGGCCGCTCGGACACCACGCACACGTGCTCGTCCGGCCACCACCACTGGCACGTGGTGGCCACGGTCGCCCACAGCCGCCACTGCCGGAGCTGCTCGGCGGTGAACACCACTCCGGCCACCCGGCGCAGGGCGTCGTAGTGGGCGATCCAGGCGACGAGCTGGCTGTCGTACCAGCGGTTGGACCAGGGGAAGTCCCCGGTGTGGGCACGCCGGAGCGGTTGCAGGAGGCAGGCCTCGCCGCCCTGCGTCAGCGGCGCCTGCACCTTGCGCCGGATGAGCTGGTCGAGTGGTTGTTGCAGGCCCCGCACCTTGGCGTCGACGCCCCGGCGCAGCTCGTTCCTGAGCGCGGTGAGCCGGGGTGGCAGCGGCCATTCGGCCACCCGCTCCAGGTTGCGCGCCGGGCCCAGGCCCGGTGGCACGGTCGCCAGCGCGGTGAGGGGCGAGGCGGCCCAGTGGAAGCGGGGTGGCGGCAGCCCGATCAGGTGGTACAGGGCGGAGATGGCCGCCTCGGCGGCCGGACGGTCGGCGGGCAGCGTCGAAAGCGCTCGGCCCAGCCATCGCTCGCGGATCTCGGCAGCTTCCCGCTGCGCGTGAGCGCTCACCGATCGAGGGCGGTGGCGCCCTCCCTTCGCATGATCATGTCATCGATGGTGACAGACGGGCCGGGCCGTTGTCCACCATGGGTTCACTCCTGCTGCGGGTGCCGGAGCTGGTAGGGCCCGGTGGTCTCCGAGGCCGGCGCCGGTGACAGGCCGG
The nucleotide sequence above comes from Nonomuraea gerenzanensis. Encoded proteins:
- a CDS encoding LLM class flavin-dependent oxidoreductase, with amino-acid sequence MALPLSILDLAHIGEGETAADSFAASVALAQRAEELGYRRVWYAEHHNMDSIASSATSVLIAHVAAHTRTIRLGAGGVMLPNHSPLTIAEQFGTLETLHPGRIDLGLGRAPGSDQNTMRALRRTPAAADTFPQDVLELQGYLTGETRIPGVHATPGKGTDVPLYILGSSLFGAQLAAMLGLPYAFASHFAPAALEEAVAVYRQEFKPSAQLAEPYVIAALNVIAAETTEEAEEQFLASKRLRVSKFLGRGRTFTTEEADLILDSPAGQQLVQMAKYSAVGDPQEVKAYVERFAEHSRADELIVAFSAPDRKAWMRSAELLADVLIGD
- a CDS encoding DUF6745 domain-containing protein; protein product: MSAHAQREAAEIRERWLGRALSTLPADRPAAEAAISALYHLIGLPPPRFHWAASPLTALATVPPGLGPARNLERVAEWPLPPRLTALRNELRRGVDAKVRGLQQPLDQLIRRKVQAPLTQGGEACLLQPLRRAHTGDFPWSNRWYDSQLVAWIAHYDALRRVAGVVFTAEQLRQWRLWATVATTCQWWWPDEHVCVVSERPVALHTEVSGDDGRVRLHHADGPAVRYADGWALHSWHGTSVPAWVITGPTVDRIMAETNVEVRRCAIESLGWPEYVEQAGLRLVGTAPDPGNPGSELRLYDMRRETRVLIAVNGSVERDGRRRRYGLTVPGHFTDPLAAAGWTYGLSAEQYSRLLRRT